A genomic segment from Demetria terragena DSM 11295 encodes:
- a CDS encoding acetylornithine transaminase: protein MTTPEATPQSEQWLERYAQSVLGVFGTPPLVLSHGEGCVVHDIDGRRYLDLIGGIAVNALGHGHPALVAAVSKQVSEALHVSNLFTSPGQIRLAERLIEIADAPKASKVFLANSGAEAIEAAIKLSRRTGRTEIIAAEGAFHGRTTGALALTHKQAYREPFEPLLPGVGHVPYGDIDALTSAVSERTAAVFLEPVQGEAGVIEPAVEYLQAARALTQQHGALLIIDEIQTGIGRTGHWFGFQASGIVPDAITVAKGLGGGVPIGALVTFGQETSDLLTATQHGTTFGGNPLAAAAALAVLETIDAENLRESAIARGTHLSDSVLALNHPLVTGVRGVGLLRAITLREPIAAAAAGVLREQGFLVNPVAPDALRLAPPLIISDTEIDSFVAAFGPALTSCGAP, encoded by the coding sequence ATGACCACGCCTGAGGCAACCCCGCAGTCGGAGCAGTGGCTCGAGCGTTATGCCCAGAGCGTGCTCGGAGTGTTTGGAACTCCACCGCTCGTGCTGTCCCATGGGGAGGGGTGTGTGGTGCACGACATCGATGGGCGGCGCTATCTCGACCTGATCGGTGGGATCGCTGTCAACGCCCTCGGGCACGGCCATCCGGCCTTGGTCGCGGCGGTGAGCAAGCAGGTGAGTGAGGCGCTGCACGTCTCCAACCTGTTCACCAGCCCGGGTCAGATCCGGCTCGCGGAGCGACTGATCGAGATCGCGGACGCACCCAAGGCCTCGAAGGTCTTCCTTGCCAACTCCGGCGCGGAGGCCATCGAGGCGGCGATCAAGCTGTCGCGGCGTACGGGCCGGACCGAGATCATCGCCGCCGAGGGCGCCTTCCATGGACGCACCACCGGAGCGCTGGCGCTGACCCACAAGCAGGCATACCGGGAGCCTTTCGAGCCATTGCTTCCTGGCGTCGGCCATGTCCCGTACGGCGACATCGACGCGTTGACCTCGGCGGTGTCGGAACGCACGGCCGCCGTTTTCCTGGAGCCAGTGCAGGGCGAGGCCGGTGTCATCGAACCCGCCGTTGAGTATCTGCAGGCAGCGCGTGCGCTCACTCAGCAGCATGGTGCGCTGCTGATCATCGACGAAATCCAAACAGGCATCGGGCGTACGGGCCACTGGTTTGGCTTTCAGGCCTCCGGGATCGTGCCTGACGCCATCACGGTCGCTAAGGGCCTGGGCGGGGGAGTGCCGATTGGTGCGTTGGTGACCTTCGGGCAGGAGACCTCAGATCTGCTGACCGCAACCCAGCACGGCACCACGTTCGGTGGCAACCCGCTTGCGGCGGCGGCCGCGCTGGCCGTGCTGGAGACCATCGATGCTGAGAATCTTCGCGAGTCGGCCATCGCGCGCGGCACGCACTTGAGCGACAGCGTCCTGGCGCTTAACCATCCGCTCGTGACGGGAGTCCGCGGCGTTGGCCTGTTACGCGCTATCACCTTGCGTGAGCCGATCGCTGCTGCCGCGGCGGGGGTCTTACGCGAGCAGGGGTTCTTGGTGAACCCGGTGGCACCAGACGCACTGCGCCTGGCTCCGCCGCTGATCATCTCCGACACCGAAATCGACAGCTTTGTCGCGGCGTTCGGCCCAGCCCTCACCTCATGCGGAGCTCCATAA